A window of Infirmifilum lucidum contains these coding sequences:
- a CDS encoding DNA-directed DNA polymerase, giving the protein MAEEVFWILDVNYEVVGEVPEIRLWGISENGERVAVIDRNFRPYFYILPSQERVTDEFVRIIRSSLAGVKFLSLEKVERKYYGKSVEAVKVVLADPRDVPKAREIAARVKDAREVLEADIRFYMRYMVDNGVRPSSWHIAKVKEVEKPRSWRVDRVYMALEPPRYIEEQKVPDLKIYAFDIECYNRYGEPDPERDPIILVSRATRSGVETFEADGKTDERPLREFMEDLLSEDPDVVVGYNSNHFDWPYIIARAHKARIRFDVARSSGEPAQSVYGHYSVVGRANIDLYDYASEIPEVKVKTLENIADYLGVLKKSERVLIDPMAIYEYWDDETKRPVLRQYNRDDAVSTFRLAEVVLPFAIQLSSLVGLPLDQVFAASVGNRVEWHLIRQAFLYGELVPNAKERPEETYRGAIVLKPKPGIHEDIAVLDFSSMYPNIMIRYNISPDTYLPLGVYVPADEVYTAPEVGHRFRKVPPGFYARVLTDLLEARRQIREQMKGLSPSSDMYRVLDERQKAIKVVTNATYGYSGWGMARWYMREVAEATTAWGRELIKKTLAYAQSIGLTVIYGDTDSIFVKYDPEKIEKLVSYVEGKLGFEIKIDKVYSKVFFTEAKKRYCGLLKDGRIDVVGLEAVRGDWAEISKEIQEKVIEVVLREGDPWRAVEYVRSVIRDIESGKIQISKLIIWKTLSKSLDEYEVDAPHVRAARIMASSGWKVSKGSKVGYIVVKGGGKVSEKVLPWFMVKDAAEVDTEYYIERQIIPAALRILEYFGIKEEHFRTGRRQPSLFDFIS; this is encoded by the coding sequence GAGGAGGTTTTCTGGATTCTCGATGTTAATTACGAGGTTGTGGGAGAAGTTCCTGAGATCCGTCTCTGGGGAATAAGTGAGAATGGCGAGAGGGTAGCAGTTATAGACCGCAACTTCAGGCCATACTTCTATATTCTCCCTTCACAGGAGAGAGTTACCGATGAGTTTGTCAGAATTATTCGCTCGAGCCTTGCTGGAGTCAAATTCCTCTCACTGGAAAAAGTTGAGAGAAAATATTATGGGAAGTCTGTGGAAGCTGTAAAAGTTGTACTTGCAGACCCCCGTGATGTCCCTAAGGCACGGGAGATTGCTGCCAGGGTAAAGGATGCTAGAGAAGTACTTGAAGCTGACATCAGGTTCTATATGCGCTACATGGTCGATAACGGCGTGAGGCCTAGCTCATGGCACATAGCAAAAGTTAAGGAGGTTGAGAAGCCTCGTAGCTGGAGAGTTGATAGGGTGTACATGGCACTTGAACCCCCCAGGTACATCGAAGAGCAAAAAGTACCTGACCTGAAAATCTATGCCTTTGATATAGAGTGCTACAACAGGTACGGAGAACCTGACCCTGAACGCGACCCCATAATCCTCGTAAGCCGGGCAACACGTAGCGGAGTTGAGACCTTCGAGGCAGACGGGAAAACCGATGAAAGACCACTTCGTGAGTTCATGGAGGACTTACTGTCGGAAGACCCGGATGTAGTCGTAGGGTACAACAGTAACCACTTCGACTGGCCTTACATCATTGCAAGGGCTCACAAGGCAAGGATAAGGTTTGACGTCGCCCGAAGTTCCGGGGAGCCTGCCCAGAGTGTCTATGGCCACTACAGCGTGGTCGGCAGGGCGAACATAGACCTCTATGACTACGCGAGTGAAATACCGGAAGTAAAAGTGAAGACACTCGAGAACATTGCTGACTATCTGGGTGTCTTGAAGAAAAGTGAGCGAGTACTGATAGACCCTATGGCCATTTACGAGTACTGGGACGACGAGACAAAGAGACCGGTTCTTAGGCAGTACAACCGCGACGACGCTGTGAGTACGTTTAGGCTTGCCGAGGTAGTACTCCCATTCGCCATACAGCTATCAAGCCTAGTAGGACTCCCCCTCGACCAAGTATTCGCAGCATCTGTCGGCAATCGTGTCGAGTGGCACCTCATCCGGCAGGCCTTCCTATATGGGGAGCTTGTTCCCAATGCCAAGGAGCGCCCGGAGGAAACCTACAGAGGAGCTATAGTCTTAAAGCCCAAGCCGGGCATCCATGAGGATATTGCCGTGCTGGATTTTTCCTCAATGTACCCAAACATCATGATAAGGTACAACATCTCCCCAGATACATACTTACCGCTAGGGGTCTATGTCCCCGCAGATGAAGTCTATACAGCTCCCGAGGTAGGACACAGGTTTAGGAAGGTGCCGCCTGGCTTCTACGCAAGGGTTCTCACCGATCTGTTAGAGGCGCGGCGCCAAATAAGAGAGCAGATGAAAGGCCTTAGCCCCTCAAGTGACATGTATAGAGTTCTGGACGAGAGGCAGAAGGCTATAAAAGTCGTGACTAACGCCACGTATGGCTATAGTGGGTGGGGTATGGCAAGGTGGTATATGAGGGAGGTTGCTGAAGCTACTACTGCATGGGGGCGCGAACTCATAAAGAAAACACTCGCTTATGCCCAGAGCATCGGTCTTACCGTGATATACGGCGACACAGACAGTATTTTCGTAAAATACGACCCGGAGAAGATTGAGAAGCTGGTAAGTTACGTTGAGGGGAAGCTAGGGTTTGAGATAAAGATCGATAAAGTTTACTCCAAAGTCTTCTTTACGGAGGCGAAGAAACGCTACTGTGGCCTGCTCAAGGATGGAAGGATAGACGTCGTCGGGCTTGAGGCCGTGCGCGGTGACTGGGCAGAAATCTCAAAGGAGATACAGGAGAAGGTTATAGAAGTTGTCTTGCGGGAGGGCGATCCCTGGAGGGCTGTAGAGTATGTCCGGAGCGTAATTCGAGATATCGAATCCGGAAAAATACAGATTTCAAAGCTCATCATCTGGAAGACCCTCTCGAAGAGCCTTGACGAGTATGAAGTAGACGCACCTCACGTTAGAGCAGCCAGGATAATGGCTAGCTCAGGCTGGAAAGTTAGCAAGGGCTCTAAAGTCGGCTACATCGTCGTGAAAGGCGGTGGAAAGGTTTCAGAAAAGGTACTGCCATGGTTCATGGTTAAGGATGCCGCCGAGGTAGACACAGAGTACTACATTGAAAGGCAAATAATCCCGGCTGCACTTCGAATACTCGAGTACTTTGGCATAAAGGAGGAGCACTTCCGCACTGGTAGAAGGCAACCCTCCCTCTTTGACTTCATTAGTTGA